In Achromobacter xylosoxidans A8, a single window of DNA contains:
- the fdx gene encoding ISC system 2Fe-2S type ferredoxin, giving the protein MPKITVLPHAELAPEGAELEVRAGTTICEALLANGIEIEHACDMSAACTTCHCIVRKGFDSLNEANESEDDLLDRAWGLEAQSRLSCQAIVAEMDLTVAIPKYTINHAKEEH; this is encoded by the coding sequence ATGCCCAAAATCACCGTACTCCCGCATGCCGAGCTGGCGCCCGAAGGCGCCGAGCTCGAGGTGCGGGCCGGCACCACGATCTGCGAAGCCTTGCTGGCCAACGGCATTGAAATAGAACATGCATGCGACATGAGTGCCGCCTGTACCACCTGCCACTGCATCGTGCGCAAGGGTTTCGACTCCTTGAACGAAGCGAATGAGTCCGAGGACGATCTGCTCGACCGGGCCTGGGGGCTGGAAGCGCAGTCCCGCCTGAGCTGTCAGGCCATCGTGGCCGAAATGGACCTTACCGTCGCCATTCCCAAGTACACGATCAACCATGCCAAGGAAGAGCATTAG